One region of Epilithonimonas zeae genomic DNA includes:
- the gmd gene encoding GDP-mannose 4,6-dehydratase: MKTALITGVTGQDGSYLAELLLEKGYKVHGIKRRASSFNTQRIDHLYVDQHENNVNFKLHYGDLTDSTNIIRIIQEVQPDEIYNLGAMSHVKVSFDSPEYVANVDGIGTLRILEAVRILGLEKKTKIYQASTSELYGGLEENKNAAGFYDENSPFYPRSPYGVAKIYGFWITKNYREAYNMYACNGILFNHESPRRGETFVTRKITMATAAIAKGKQEVLYLGNLNAQRDWGHAKDYVEAMWRILQQDVAEDYVIATGKTTYVRDFVRMAFAEAGIELAFEGENENEVAKVSKCNNPDYQLEIGKVVVKIDPQYYRPTEVDLLIGDPTKSKTKLGWEPKYDLAGLVKEMMQEDLKIM; the protein is encoded by the coding sequence ATGAAAACGGCACTTATAACAGGCGTAACAGGACAAGACGGTTCTTATTTAGCAGAGCTCCTTCTAGAAAAAGGCTATAAAGTTCACGGAATCAAAAGAAGAGCATCTTCATTCAATACTCAGAGAATCGATCATCTTTATGTAGATCAGCACGAAAATAATGTGAATTTCAAATTACATTACGGCGATTTGACAGATTCTACAAACATCATTAGAATCATTCAGGAAGTCCAGCCAGATGAGATTTATAATCTTGGCGCAATGTCGCACGTGAAAGTATCATTTGACTCTCCGGAATATGTGGCCAATGTCGATGGAATAGGAACTTTGAGAATTCTGGAAGCTGTACGTATCCTTGGTTTGGAAAAGAAAACCAAAATCTATCAGGCTTCAACATCAGAACTTTATGGTGGTTTGGAAGAAAATAAAAATGCAGCTGGTTTTTATGATGAGAATTCGCCTTTCTATCCAAGATCTCCTTACGGTGTAGCGAAAATCTACGGATTTTGGATTACTAAAAATTATCGTGAAGCCTATAATATGTATGCTTGCAACGGAATACTTTTCAATCACGAATCGCCAAGAAGAGGAGAAACATTCGTCACTAGAAAAATTACGATGGCCACTGCAGCAATTGCAAAAGGAAAACAGGAAGTTTTATACTTAGGTAATTTGAATGCTCAGAGAGACTGGGGACACGCGAAAGACTATGTAGAAGCCATGTGGAGAATTCTACAGCAGGATGTTGCAGAAGATTACGTCATTGCAACAGGAAAAACGACTTACGTAAGAGATTTTGTAAGAATGGCTTTTGCAGAAGCAGGAATAGAATTAGCGTTTGAAGGAGAGAATGAAAATGAAGTGGCAAAAGTTTCAAAATGTAATAATCCTGATTATCAATTAGAAATTGGTAAAGTAGTTGTGAAAATTGATCCTCAATATTACAGACCTACAGAAGTTGATTTATTAATTGGAGACCCAACAAAATCAAAGACAAAATTGGGTTGGGAACCAAAATATGATCTTGCCGGTCTTGTAAAAGAAATGATGCAGGAGGATTTAAAAATAATGTAA
- a CDS encoding glycosyltransferase family 2 protein encodes MKKISIVIPLYNAENYIVKCLDSIKNQTYRDFEVIVINDKSKDNSWNILNDYVAENLNIDFKIVNNEVNLGLSKTRNRGMELGTGDYILFMDNDDILGDEFSLQHFIDKTENDPDIVLGKTRFLLNDAPKESNYHKLKNKKETYRDKEILDGFFSGEWAVTAWNKLYKTDFLRNNHLKFLDDLLHEDELWAFETAVAAKKINFLEEETYVYYSLSNPNSMTATVGLKNIEHYFITLTKKLEMSKERGLYSKSRLAENYLKNFANFSILSNVCKMNFGIFKSFYLRIGKEFEKNFPKKDLFLLNPFLAYYLYKMKFDKDFFLYGKFPKYVNPLLKI; translated from the coding sequence ATGAAAAAAATATCAATTGTCATTCCTTTATACAACGCTGAAAACTATATTGTCAAGTGTTTGGATTCTATCAAAAATCAAACTTACAGGGATTTTGAAGTGATTGTTATCAATGATAAAAGCAAAGACAATTCTTGGAACATCCTGAATGATTATGTTGCTGAAAATCTGAATATTGATTTTAAAATTGTCAATAATGAAGTTAATCTAGGACTAAGTAAAACAAGAAATAGAGGAATGGAATTGGGAACAGGAGATTATATTCTTTTTATGGATAATGACGATATTTTAGGCGACGAGTTTTCTCTTCAGCATTTCATAGATAAAACAGAGAATGACCCTGATATTGTTCTAGGAAAGACACGATTTTTATTAAATGACGCTCCGAAAGAAAGTAATTATCATAAGTTGAAAAATAAAAAAGAAACTTATAGAGATAAGGAAATTCTTGATGGTTTTTTTTCTGGAGAATGGGCGGTTACTGCCTGGAACAAATTGTATAAAACTGATTTTCTAAGAAACAATCATCTTAAATTTTTGGATGACCTTCTTCACGAAGACGAATTGTGGGCATTTGAAACCGCTGTTGCAGCAAAGAAAATTAATTTTTTAGAAGAAGAAACTTACGTTTACTATTCTTTGTCTAATCCCAATTCTATGACTGCAACTGTAGGCTTGAAGAATATCGAGCATTACTTCATTACACTTACGAAAAAGCTGGAAATGTCCAAAGAAAGAGGACTTTACTCTAAATCTAGATTAGCAGAAAACTACCTTAAGAATTTCGCCAATTTTTCAATTTTGAGTAATGTTTGCAAAATGAATTTTGGTATTTTTAAAAGTTTTTACTTGAGAATAGGGAAAGAGTTTGAAAAGAATTTTCCTAAAAAAGATTTGTTCTTACTCAATCCGTTTTTAGCTTATTATCTTTATAAAATGAAGTTTGATAAGGACTTTTTCCTGTACGGTAAATTTCCAAAATATGTCAATCCTCTTTTGAAAATCTAA
- a CDS encoding glycosyltransferase family A protein, translating into MQKFTIFTPTFNRAYILSKLYNSLKNQTNKNFIWSIVDDGSSDETKTLVQEFQNENLFEVQYTFQENKGKHFAVNNGLRNTKTEFFCVIDSDDYLAENAIEEMDSLSDKIKRDYQIAGFTFIRFSDNIDFDKEKYGKKEWIVSGRATYDWEFPGEMIYCYKTKIHQQFYFPEFEGEKFCSESLIYRRIERKYKILFTDKVLAFGDYLQDGLMKNYYQLLLKNPQSSLLNIKERFQDKLSPEEKLSQAKTYWDIASKTNISFLEKFFRINPFLILKVLINKHKK; encoded by the coding sequence ATGCAAAAGTTTACCATTTTTACACCTACTTTTAACAGAGCTTATATTCTTTCAAAGCTTTATAATAGTCTTAAAAATCAAACTAATAAAAACTTCATTTGGTCAATTGTAGATGACGGTTCTTCCGATGAAACTAAAACTCTAGTTCAAGAGTTTCAGAATGAAAATCTATTCGAAGTTCAATATACATTTCAGGAAAATAAAGGAAAACATTTTGCGGTCAACAATGGTTTGAGAAATACAAAAACTGAGTTTTTCTGTGTCATTGATAGTGACGATTATCTTGCTGAAAATGCGATTGAAGAAATGGATTCACTTTCTGATAAAATCAAAAGAGACTATCAGATTGCAGGATTTACTTTCATTAGATTTTCTGATAATATTGATTTTGATAAAGAAAAATATGGGAAGAAAGAATGGATCGTTTCCGGAAGAGCGACATATGATTGGGAGTTTCCTGGAGAAATGATCTATTGTTACAAAACCAAAATTCATCAGCAATTTTATTTTCCGGAATTTGAGGGAGAAAAATTCTGTTCAGAGTCTCTGATATACAGAAGAATAGAGCGAAAATATAAAATATTATTTACAGATAAAGTTTTAGCTTTTGGAGATTATCTCCAAGACGGCTTGATGAAAAACTATTATCAATTACTTTTGAAAAATCCCCAAAGTTCTTTACTGAATATCAAAGAACGTTTTCAAGATAAATTGTCTCCGGAAGAAAAACTTAGTCAGGCAAAAACCTATTGGGATATTGCATCCAAAACTAACATATCTTTCCTAGAAAAATTTTTTAGAATAAATCCTTTTCTGATCTTGAAAGTTCTGATCAATAAACACAAAAAATAA
- a CDS encoding glycosyltransferase family 2 protein, producing the protein MQNQPLISIITVAYNNKCGLEETIKSVISQTWKNFEFVIIDGNSNDGSKELLVSYSSQINFWISEPDKGIYNAMNKGITNSKGDYLIFMNSGDRFSSPEILEKIVPHFNSEDIVYGNAYYELENRKKYEYRIPSRITVGSLLKEPICHQSAFFKKELFEKYGMYDEGNKIASDWTFMMDIFIHHNISQKYISEFISIFEKTGISNTNTDLSFSEQRKYLSENVSEEIQNMAKYFDEYSKFYNGKPGTMLRNLKDKIYNLIYRKRNYERKYID; encoded by the coding sequence ATGCAAAATCAACCTCTGATTTCTATCATAACTGTAGCTTATAACAACAAATGTGGTTTGGAAGAGACAATTAAAAGTGTCATTTCGCAAACTTGGAAAAATTTTGAATTTGTTATAATTGATGGCAATTCTAATGATGGAAGCAAAGAATTATTAGTATCATATTCCTCTCAAATTAATTTCTGGATCAGCGAACCTGACAAAGGAATTTATAACGCAATGAACAAAGGAATTACCAACTCAAAAGGAGATTATTTGATTTTTATGAATAGTGGTGACCGTTTTTCTTCACCGGAAATTTTAGAAAAAATAGTACCTCACTTTAATAGCGAAGATATTGTTTACGGAAACGCTTATTACGAACTGGAAAACCGTAAAAAATATGAATATAGAATCCCATCCAGAATAACTGTTGGATCACTCTTGAAAGAACCAATCTGCCATCAGTCTGCTTTTTTCAAAAAAGAACTTTTCGAAAAATATGGGATGTATGATGAGGGTAATAAAATTGCTTCTGACTGGACTTTTATGATGGATATTTTTATTCATCACAATATTTCTCAAAAGTATATCAGTGAGTTCATCAGCATCTTCGAAAAAACAGGAATCAGCAATACCAATACGGATTTGAGTTTCTCAGAACAAAGAAAATATCTGTCCGAAAATGTTTCTGAGGAAATCCAGAATATGGCAAAATACTTTGATGAATATTCCAAATTCTACAATGGAAAACCAGGAACAATGCTGAGAAATTTAAAGGATAAAATCTATAACTTAATTTATAGAAAAAGAAATTACGAAAGAAAATACATCGATTAG
- a CDS encoding DegT/DnrJ/EryC1/StrS family aminotransferase — MIPVTKPFLPPQQVYQYYLEGIWKRQWLTNMGPLASDLELKLKEFLKVSHLLFVTNGTVAIQMAIKALELKGEIITTPFSFVATTSSIVWENCQPVFVDIDKDSLNIDATKIEAAITDKTSAILATHVYGNPCDVVKIEEIAKKNNLRVIYDAAHAFGVEINGKSIFEYGDISTCSLHATKLYHSIEGGLIITKDPELLKKLAYIRNFGFDGPENFAELGLNGKNSEFHAAMGLANLKYIDSIHKKRKEITERYDEKLQNLKAVRPIWHSDSENNFSYYPIIFESEELMLKIIEHLKLHEIYTRRYFYPSLANSLPYVKSESNLPITEDIAKRVLCLPLYVDLTLEEVDMISRLMLRIQNN, encoded by the coding sequence ATGATTCCAGTAACGAAACCATTTTTACCACCTCAGCAAGTTTATCAGTATTATTTGGAAGGGATTTGGAAAAGACAATGGCTTACCAATATGGGTCCGCTTGCCAGTGACCTCGAACTGAAACTAAAGGAATTTTTGAAAGTCAGTCATTTACTATTTGTGACTAATGGAACAGTTGCTATACAAATGGCTATCAAAGCGTTGGAACTGAAAGGAGAAATTATCACAACACCTTTTTCTTTTGTTGCGACTACAAGTTCTATTGTTTGGGAAAACTGCCAGCCTGTTTTTGTCGATATTGATAAGGATTCATTAAATATTGATGCTACTAAGATTGAAGCTGCAATTACTGATAAAACCTCGGCAATTTTGGCAACTCACGTTTATGGGAATCCTTGCGATGTCGTGAAGATTGAGGAAATAGCAAAGAAAAATAACCTGAGAGTGATTTATGATGCGGCGCACGCTTTCGGAGTAGAAATCAATGGAAAATCTATTTTTGAATACGGCGATATTTCCACTTGTTCTCTTCACGCAACCAAACTTTATCACTCAATAGAAGGCGGATTGATTATTACTAAAGATCCTGAATTACTGAAAAAATTAGCTTACATCAGAAACTTCGGATTCGATGGTCCTGAAAACTTTGCAGAATTGGGGCTCAACGGAAAGAATTCTGAATTTCACGCAGCAATGGGATTAGCAAATCTGAAATACATCGATTCTATTCATAAAAAAAGAAAAGAAATCACAGAAAGATATGATGAGAAATTGCAGAATCTGAAAGCTGTAAGACCAATTTGGCACTCTGATTCTGAAAATAATTTTTCTTATTACCCCATCATATTTGAAAGCGAAGAACTTATGTTGAAAATCATTGAACATCTTAAGCTTCACGAGATCTATACAAGACGATATTTTTATCCTTCGCTTGCCAATTCTTTACCTTATGTAAAATCTGAAAGCAATCTGCCAATTACAGAAGATATTGCAAAACGTGTGCTTTGTCTTCCGCTTTATGTCGATTTGACTTTGGAGGAAGTGGATATGATTTCTAGATTGATGCTAAGAATTCAAAACAATTAA